The following proteins are co-located in the Blastopirellula marina genome:
- a CDS encoding XylR family transcriptional regulator, with translation MWRNKPTILLLIESSRGYGRGCLRGVADFNRIYGNWQFIHVERTMNERLPRGIRDWKLDGILSRAELASISEEIDALEVPTVDLRGSYVPAHGVSLDTDPVACAQMAIEHFRERGLSDIAFCGYDGVDFSDARGKAFTEIASKKGLRSYYFASVEDNFSNVPRELLAEGDNPELLSWLKSLPVPCGVFACNDVRGRQVLRACSEAGIAVPQQLALLGVDNDSDICDLTIPSMSSIEPDTHQIGFLGATYLAELIAGEKISRKTFILPKGVVVRASSDMVPIADREIAGILNFIERRACDGLTVAMICEEFRLSRSSLERRLQKAIGRNAKAEIDRVRIERAKLMLRETDRKVLAIANHVAYSSAAKFSVAFKRITGMTPGEFRSHRS, from the coding sequence ATGTGGCGAAACAAACCAACGATTCTGCTGCTGATCGAATCATCGCGCGGATATGGGCGTGGTTGTCTGCGTGGTGTTGCCGATTTCAACCGCATCTATGGCAACTGGCAGTTCATTCATGTCGAGCGCACCATGAACGAGCGACTGCCCCGCGGCATTCGTGATTGGAAGCTCGATGGCATTCTTTCGCGGGCCGAGTTGGCTTCGATTTCCGAGGAGATTGACGCCTTAGAAGTCCCGACGGTCGACCTGCGAGGCTCGTACGTGCCAGCGCATGGGGTCTCGCTGGACACCGATCCGGTGGCTTGTGCGCAGATGGCGATCGAACACTTCCGAGAACGGGGGCTGTCCGATATCGCCTTCTGCGGCTACGACGGCGTCGACTTCTCGGACGCACGCGGTAAAGCGTTTACCGAGATTGCCTCGAAGAAGGGTCTTCGCTCGTACTATTTTGCCAGCGTGGAAGACAACTTCTCGAATGTCCCTCGCGAACTGCTCGCCGAAGGGGACAATCCAGAGTTGCTTTCCTGGCTGAAATCGTTGCCGGTACCTTGTGGGGTATTCGCTTGCAACGACGTTCGGGGTCGCCAGGTTCTGCGGGCATGCAGCGAAGCCGGGATCGCAGTGCCGCAACAGCTGGCCTTGCTGGGGGTGGATAACGACAGCGATATCTGCGACCTGACCATTCCAAGTATGAGCAGCATCGAACCGGATACGCACCAAATTGGTTTCCTCGGCGCGACTTACCTGGCGGAACTGATAGCCGGTGAAAAGATCAGCCGCAAGACGTTTATCCTACCCAAAGGGGTCGTCGTGCGGGCTTCTTCCGATATGGTTCCGATTGCGGATCGCGAGATCGCTGGGATCTTGAACTTTATTGAACGGCGTGCCTGCGATGGTTTGACGGTCGCGATGATCTGCGAAGAGTTTCGCCTCAGCCGTTCGTCACTCGAGCGTCGCCTACAGAAAGCGATTGGACGCAACGCCAAGGCAGAGATCGACCGGGTTCGGATCGAGCGAGCGAAGTTAATGCTGCGCGAGACCGATCGAAAAGTTCTGGCAATTGCCAACCACGTCGCCTATTCATCCGCGGCGAAGTTCTCGGTCGCTTTCAAGCGAATTACTGGGATGACGCCCGGCGAGTTTCGTAGTCATCGTTCGTGA
- a CDS encoding DUF1559 domain-containing protein yields the protein MKRNAFTLVELLVVIAIIGVLIALLLPAVQQAREAARRMSCSNNMKQLGLAVHNYHDTYLALPARQGGTNWSGGSATAYPRWSAFVGLLPFIEGGSRFDQIQAGGFHAWHGNANSGYVGEIPSFVCPSDGLFSGTGPDRNAQYSPLNYGLNMGDNYAINFDSSRPDQNIRGIFGYLTYTRFNEITDGLSNTVGMSEIIVAPSGDMLGRAVGNSTTDPLACRAYMVRNQYTSGSLIAQFRCHGQRWQDGRPGYCAVTTILPPNSATCSSQVSNGIYSSASRHPGGVLSMFMDGSVRFVTETIDTGNLSLSAVSTGQSPFGVWGAIGTKSGGEVQSL from the coding sequence ATGAAACGAAATGCATTTACGCTCGTTGAGCTACTGGTGGTGATCGCCATTATTGGCGTCTTGATTGCCCTTCTTCTGCCTGCGGTACAACAAGCTCGTGAGGCGGCCCGTCGAATGAGCTGCTCGAATAACATGAAGCAGCTGGGCCTGGCCGTGCATAACTACCACGACACCTACTTGGCATTGCCAGCTCGCCAAGGGGGAACCAACTGGTCAGGCGGCAGCGCGACGGCTTATCCCCGCTGGAGTGCCTTTGTTGGCTTGCTGCCGTTCATCGAAGGTGGCTCGCGATTCGACCAGATTCAAGCAGGCGGCTTTCATGCCTGGCATGGCAACGCGAACTCAGGCTACGTTGGCGAAATCCCTTCGTTCGTCTGTCCTTCCGACGGATTGTTTTCGGGAACTGGGCCCGATCGTAACGCGCAGTATTCTCCGCTGAATTACGGGTTGAACATGGGAGACAACTACGCGATCAACTTCGATTCGTCGCGCCCCGATCAAAACATCCGTGGTATCTTCGGCTACCTGACTTACACGCGATTCAACGAAATCACCGACGGGCTCAGCAATACGGTCGGAATGTCGGAAATCATCGTCGCCCCGAGCGGTGATATGCTGGGGCGCGCTGTTGGCAACTCGACTACCGATCCGCTCGCTTGTCGGGCTTACATGGTTCGCAACCAGTACACGTCTGGTTCGCTTATCGCCCAGTTCCGTTGCCATGGCCAGCGCTGGCAAGATGGTCGACCTGGTTACTGTGCGGTCACCACGATTCTGCCTCCGAACAGCGCGACGTGCAGTTCGCAGGTTAGTAACGGCATCTACTCGTCGGCCAGCCGACATCCAGGCGGTGTGCTTTCGATGTTCATGGACGGATCTGTTCGTTTTGTGACTGAAACGATTGATACCGGCAACCTTTCTCTCTCGGCCGTTTCAACCGGACAAAGCCCGTTTGGCGTCTGGGGAGCAATCGGCACCAAGAGCGGTGGCGAAGTTCAATCGCTGTAG